A segment of the Crassostrea angulata isolate pt1a10 chromosome 10, ASM2561291v2, whole genome shotgun sequence genome:
GGATatcatgttatttttatatactaaAGAACCATTTCAAAGTCTTGGTTGCTCAATTTAAATGGCTTTTAATGTGAACTTCTTAACCACAAATAGTAACACCTCAATGATTTACAGATATAAAACCCAGTTTTAAATCTATTTCTTGAAACAAGTAAATCAACAAAACTATACATCCATAAAAGCTTAACTGGCCAGTGGTTTGAGCAGTCCCATGAGTTCAGTGGTTTGAGCAGCAAAGGGAAAAAGCTTtctatgatattattttttttatgatatggACTAAAATAGCAATCGTTACTGGTCATTCTCTCCATCCAATCAACCCATATTGTCTGCTCGTTTATAGCAAATCTTCTTGAAGCTGTGAATAATTTATATCATAGACTTCAGCAGTCTGATATAGtgtttctacttttaaaaaaattcttacttaGAATACCttgcattgtatttttaaaaaaaagaaagaccaAAAAGTGacattaaaagcaaaaataatactttcccaacatgtttttttttttacatttgctaCTTGAGCTATTCCAGGTTCACCCCTCCgccctttataaaaaaaatttcagtcattttttatcatttcttatCTCTATACACATCATATAACATGTTAATTGAAAATTACTTAAACATTACAACTCTATGGTAGTTTATATTTACAGAGACTGGTTTCCCTTATATTGAGAAGAGGGATACATGCATGGGCACGGCCCTCTGTTAACGTACGAGCACCTGTTActaaaatatattatctttattattaatagatattatatattattataacgTCTCCCAAATTGGCTTATAGTTACATTACCTCAGTTTTATCCTTCAATTATAAGTAAATTGTACTTTTCTTATTGTAAAATACATAAACTATTTACCTGTGTAATGGACAAAGTTCATACGACAGACATTGGAATGCAAGATTTAAACGAGACTTCACGAGATTAGTAATTTACTTCCTTGATATGGAttatgcagagagagagagagagagagagagagagagagagcatgtaAACTTCGTAAACATTTTTGTGAGCCATATTAATTAAGTTTCATTATAGATATTAAGCTTTGCACCCCCAAATAGATATATAGCTTTGCACCCCCAACTATCGAGGAGGGGGTAGGTTTGTACACTTCTTAGAAATATCGTGTAAATATTGAGATTTCTGGAATTtcgaaattttaatttttacgttTTTATGTTTTGTGATTCCGCTAATGAAGTTAACtatatttttcatcttataAACCAACACTGCCATCctatacacccccccccccacggattagaatttttaggattttggaaagtattcatttttttttttgcttgtcaagattttttggatgagtctgccccccccccccaactttcaaaAAGATACTATGTGCctgttttgtcattttttattgaatCGAATCATATTCATTGTCATAACATTGAACATACCATGCTGTAAAAACTCTATCTAGCCTTATTTCTTCgttaatttcatttgttttacctCGGACTAAATAAATATGCAGTATTGATACAAATGCAAATTCTTTTAGTAGCTTTCATTTGGATACtcagaaaacaaattttaaacacgCATTATTACATATTCGTTTTTTTAATGACGGAGATTGAGAAGGACTCTTGTAAGACTTCATATTCAATCGGTATGAAAtatgttggggttttttttttggtacgaTCATCATTTATTAAATGACTTGcgttacaaaaaaatgaaattaagggAATAATAATGCCCCCCAACAAAAAAAGCGGCAGAAAGATGTCTTTTAAAATGAGCTTAACGTGTAAaagacaatatttacatttttcagtgtctttgcctgtgataacactaggtatcgattttgtactatacagcATAATAACTTCAACATATAATTTGGGCTCCAGCGGGGTATGCTTAtctatattcaatttttttaatcgtacaatgacttagaattaaataaatataagtaataaggaatcattctttgaacgTTATGAGGTGATTATAAATTATCATAGAAGCCAGTTTTTAcatcaaattgaaatataaaaaatacagtttataTTGCTTAAACTGAGTTATGTTTTTGTCATTAGTATATATAATCAGCAATGTTCCAGATGTCCAGAAGTAAGAAAAATTTGTGTACTTAATCAACACTGTGTTGGGTGGTTAATTACAACATACTGTCAGATAATTGATAGCATATTCACTCAGCGTGTTTAATGATTTATAAACCtacttacatttttaaaagttgtgcTAATCTGAAGCGCATGCATTGAATGCTTGGCGAACATTTATAAGGGAAAAGGGGGACAATGTACATGTTGTTCATGTGCGCTTTCAACTGCCATGTTTGTTTGATGCACATTTTCAACTGCCTGAATGCTTGATGCAAATATACGATGCCGTAATATAAAATGGCTGATGTAAAATTCAGCTGAATAGTCAATGCTTATATTGACATATTCGTTGGATATTGACACACCATTTAGCGTTGTGCTGAATATTCATTGTTGAAGGTTGAATTGCACCAACTGTGCGCTGTGCCGAATGGTTGAAAAGGCGAATTTTAGCAACGCACTGCAATTTGATGATTgatgcatatatttacattagtGTTGAGTGTTAAGCCACCCATTCAAATCGACGACGCTGAAAGGTTGGTACAATTAAATCTTTAACTAATACAATATTCTAGCTTTTGTCGTATTTGGATAAGTATACAATGCAGTTTTTTGtataatcataaaattttttaataacattcaaagcaaaataagaaaaacaaactttattgtttaaatgcaaTAATATTAAGTGGAATGGCAAATGAATAAACAGACAAACAAAATGTCATGCAAActttttctccaaataaaaacaaactccACCCCATCCCAAGGGTTTTCTGTAAAGAGCGTGGTCATACACTAGACATTGGTGTTCCCGGTTGTTGACGGACAGAATAATTAGATATTAAATGCATATTCACAATGTACCTATAGTGAGGTTATAGAatcagaaccattttaacaaggccttggactttcagtaggacttAGATATCTATTTTTTGCGTTAAAACATGTTCAAAATGACtgtggtttcaagcgaaatataccccgattgcgtagtcttggCTCAAAAgctagacaaatcttgttgatggCTGATTGACATACAATAAAATAGACAGGCCTCCGTCACACTGCTATTCCAAGTCTTGCGAATGTACAAGATTTTTGTTTCTTTCGCGTCTATTTCCACACCCAGTATTCTCTTGAAAAGCGCGCAAAAGTTGAAGACGAGTTTGAAGTACGTCACTGCTTCGAACACTTTGTTGGATTTTGAACGATCGGTTTAGATATCTGTAAATTTGAACCTCCTCCTCATTGTTGAATCTTCTTTTCTTAATATGCCCCGCAATAAAAGCCACCACTGCTCCAGCGTATACTAAAATCGTAGCTACAACAAACAACATGGCGCCATTGGCATCGTACTCCTGCTGGGCTCCAGGATCCGTACTGTTGCGAAAGACACACAAAGTCTCGGTTCCATTGCATAACATTTCATACACCGTATTTTTCTCCAGAAATAAGTTTCAAAACGAAGGAACAGAACTGCCAAAATCATGTACCATATTAATGGGAGTTTTCTAAATATGCTCTTCTTTATTGGgtattcatataaaaattgttCATGGTCATTTTTTGTAATAGTGTAGTAAAAGACGTGAAAGGATTTAAAGGTAACCCTCTTCAGAATATTAAGAACGAAAACAGTAAATTCATAACACttagataaaatattttgctttacAATACGATCTTAATAATACTTGCCATTATAAACACGTTATAGGTAAATGGACCAATTATGAGCATAAGTCATCGTCTGTTTGGCAAGATGAATCGGTTAATGTCTTTAACGGTAATTTCAATTCCTCTAATGACTCCGGCTCATTCCGGACCTCGTCTTCTATATGGAATGTGACCTTGGGAATATGATCGTCTGCGTGTTGAAGTTTTCGCGCCTCTTCACTGTCTCTGTCGCTTGCTGTGGAAGAGTCTCCTCCTTCCTCCACGTCCATACCGTACGCTTCCATGGTTTCTTTCGTCTTTATCATTTTCACAAACGTATTCCTCCGAAAGATCAACTGCTGTCGATGAAAAGACTGGCGGAGTCTGTTTCCAGTCTTGATGAAATGAGTCACGTCATCGTCCAACTGCCTGCGGTAGTCGTTGGACTTCTTCCGCAGACGACTAAGCATCATGGTTACGATCCCAAGGAGGGAGTACACAAGTATGGTACTAATTATAAATTTCATGGCTCCTTCATGGTCGTAATTGGAGGGACTTTCTTCCGTTGTTGTATAATCATATCTTTCAGCTGTTGTGGAGAAACCCGTAGTCCTGTTCCATGGTGTCACATCCATTTCCACGAAAGTACGGACAAGAACGATacaattttcaccatttcagCAATACAGTATTATAGAAACCTCCCCTAATTGTACTAAAGAGCTTTCACTTTAGGCTTTTCTCTTTTTGTATAGTCTATTATCATCTCAAGCACCTTACAAATATTCAAATAGGTTCAACTGCAATATCCAACATTTTTTACGGGCGATTAAGTTGTAGTTGAAGTTCGTTTAGATTGGAACTGGGTCTGAGGGTATAAGGGGGAAGCTATT
Coding sequences within it:
- the LOC128166444 gene encoding uncharacterized protein LOC128166444, which produces MDVTPWNRTTGFSTTAERYDYTTTEESPSNYDHEGAMKFIISTILVYSLLGIVTMMLSRLRKKSNDYRRQLDDDVTHFIKTGNRLRQSFHRQQLIFRRNTFVKMIKTKETMEAYGMDVEEGGDSSTASDRDSEEARKLQHADDHIPKVTFHIEDEVRNEPESLEELKLPLKTLTDSSCQTDDDLCS